A single region of the Drosophila miranda strain MSH22 chromosome 2, D.miranda_PacBio2.1, whole genome shotgun sequence genome encodes:
- the LOC117187297 gene encoding histone H2A — MSGRGKGGKVKGKAKSRSNRAGLQFPVGRIHRLLRKGNYAERVGAGAPVYLAAVMEYLAAEVLELAGNAARDNKKTRIIPRHLQLAIRNDEELNKLLSGVTIAQGGVLPNIQAVLLPKKTEKKA; from the coding sequence ATGTCTGGTCGTGGTAAAGGTGGCAAAGTGAAGGGAAAGGCAAAGTCTCGGTCGAACCGTGCTGGTCTTCAGTTCCCTGTTGGTCGTATTCATCGTCTACTTCGCAAGGGCAACTATGCCGAGCGTGTCGGTGCCGGCGCTCCCGTTTACCTGGCTGCCGTGATGGAATACTTGGCCGCTGAAGTTCTCGAGTTGGCTGGCAATGCTGCCCGTGATAACAAGAAGACGAGAATTATCCCTCGCCATCTGCAGCTGGCCATCCGCAACGATGAGGAGTTGAACAAACTGCTCTCAGGCGTCACCATTGCTCAGGGTGGTGTGTTGCCCAACATCCAGGCCGTTCTGCTGCCCAAGAAGACCGAGAAGAAGGCATAA
- the LOC108156705 gene encoding histone H4, with product MTGRGKGGKGLGKGGAKRHRKVLRDNIQGITKPAIRRLARRGGVKRISGLIYEETRGVLKVFLENVIRDAVTYTEHAKRKTVTAMDVVYALKRQGRTLYGFGG from the coding sequence ATGACTGGTCGTGGTAAAGGTGGCAAAGGCTTGGGAAAGGGAGGCGCTAAGCGTCATCGCAAGGTTCTGCGTGATAACATCCAGGGTATCACGAAGCCCGCTATCCGCCGTTTGGCTCGTCGTGGCGGTGTAAAACGTATCTCGGGACTCATCTACGAGGAAACTCGTGGAGTGCTGAAAGTGTTTTTGGAAAACGTTATCCGTGATGCCGTCACCTACACCGAACATGCCAAGAGGAAGACAGTCACAGCCATGGATGTTGTGTATGCTCTGAAGAGACAAGGCCGCACGCTGTACGGTTTCGGCGGTTAA
- the LOC117187292 gene encoding histone H1-like, which translates to MSDSAVATSASPVAAPPVPAEKKVAAKKASGSAAATAKAKKPTAPPSHPPTQEMVDASIKSLKERGGSSLLAIKKYITSEYKCDAQKLAPFIKKYLKSAVANGKLIQTKGKGASGSFKLSASAKKEPKPKVASVEKKVKSKKVASSSSAATKKTASPKKAAAAGDKKLKVKKSVATKKTAEKKKTEKAKAKDAKITGTVKAKPGATKAKSSPAKPKPKPKAKAVAAAASVKPKKTTKKPAAPATVKKPKAKTTAAKK; encoded by the coding sequence ATGTCCGATTCTGCAGTTGCAACATCCGCGTCTCCAGTGGCTGCTCCACCAGTACCAGCGGAGAAGAAGGTGGCCGCCAAAAAGGCATCTGGATCCGCTGCTGCTACTGCAAAGGCAAAGAAGCCCACAGCTCCACCATCGCATCCCCCAACTCAGGAAATGGTTGACGCTTCGATTAAGAGCTTGAAGGAACGTGGCGGCTCATCGCTTTTGGCAATCAAGAAATATATTACTTCCGAATACAAATGCGATGCCCAGAAACTGGCCCCATTTATCAAGAAGTACTTGAAGTCGGCCGTTGCCAATGGAAAGCTGATCCAAACAAAGGGAAAGGGTGCATCTGGTTCGTTCAAGCTGTCGGCTTCCGCCAAAAAGGAGCCCAAGCCAAAGGTTGCATCTGTCGAGAAGAAAGTTAAAAGTAAGAAGGTGGCTTCATCGTCGTCGGCGGCAACCAAGAAGACAGCAAGCCCTAAAAAAGCAGCCGCTGCCGGTGACAAGAAACTAAAGGTGAAGAAGTCAGTCGCCACCAAGAAGACCGCCGAGAAGAAGAAAACTGAGAAGGCAAAGGCTAAGGATGCGAAGATAACTGGAACCGTGAAGGCGAAGCCAGGAGCGACAAAGGCCAAGTCGAGCCCAGCaaaaccaaagccaaagccaaaagcAAAGGCTGTAGCTGCAGCGGCATCTGTCAAGCCCAAGAAGACAACGAAGAAGCCAGCAGCTCCCGCCACTGTAAAGAAGCCGAAAGCCAAGACGACAGCGGCCAAAAAGTAA
- the LOC117186926 gene encoding histone H3.v1-like encodes MARTKQTARKSTGGKAPRKQLATKAARKSAPATGGVKKPHRYRPGTVALREIRRYQKSTELLIRKLPFQRLVREIAQDFKTDLRFQSSAVMALQEASEAYLVGLFEDTNLCAIHAKRVTIMPKDIQLARRIRGERAFATSASPVAAPPVPAEKKVAAKKASGSAAATAKAKKPTAPPSHPPTQEMVDASIKSLKERGGSSLLAIKKYITSEYKCDAQKLAPFIKKYLKSAVANGKLIQTKGKGASGSFKLSASAKKEPKPKVASVEKKSKKVASSSSAATKKTASPKKAAAAGDKKLKVKKSVATKKTAEKKKTEKAKAKDAKITGTGNYAERVGAGAPVYLAAVMEYLAAEVLELAGNAARDNKKTRIIPRHLQLAIRNDEELNKLLSGVTIAQGGIVKMARTKQTARKSTGGKAPRKQLATKAARKSAPATGGVKKPHRYRPGTVALREIRRYQKSTELLIRKLPFQRLVREIAQDFKTDLRFQSSAVMALQEASEAYLVGLFEDTNLCAIHAKRVTIMPKDIQLARRIRGERA; translated from the exons ATGGCCCGTACCAAGCAGACTGCTCGTAAATCGACTGGTGGCAAGGCGCCGCGCAAACAACTGGCTACCAAGGCCGCACGTAAAAGTGCTCCAGCAACCGGAGGCGTGAAGAAACCTCATCGCTATCGCCCCGGCACTGTTGCCCTCCGTGAAATCCGTCGCTACCAGAAGAGTACCGAGCTGCTGATCCGCAAACTGCCTTTCCAGCGTTTGGTTCGTGAAATCGCTCAGGATTTCAAAACTGACTTGCGTTTCCAGAGCTCGGCAGTAATGGCACTCCAGGAAGCTAGCGAAGCCTATCTGGTCGGTCTCTTCGAAGATACCAACTTGTGCGCCATCCATGCCAAGCGTGTCACAATCATGCCCAAGGACATCCAACTGGCCAGACGTATCCGTGGCGAGCGTGCTT TTGCAACATCCGCGTCTCCAGTGGCTGCTCCACCAGTACCAGCGGAGAAGAAGGTGGCCGCCAAAAAGGCATCTGGATCCGCTGCTGCTACTGCAAAGGCAAAGAAGCCCACAGCTCCACCATCGCATCCCCCAACTCAGGAAATGGTTGACGCTTCGATTAAGAGCTTGAAGGAACGTGGCGGCTCATCGCTTTTGGCAATCAAGAAATATATTACTTCCGAATACAAATGCGATGCCCAGAAACTGGCCCCATTTATCAAGAAGTACTTGAAGTCGGCCGTTGCCAATGGAAAGCTGATCCAAACAAAGGGAAAGGGTGCATCTGGTTCGTTCAAGCTGTCGGCTTCCGCCAAAAAGGAGCCCAAGCCAAAGGTTGCATCTGTCGAGAAGAAAAGTAAGAAGGTGGCTTCATCGTCGTCGGCGGCAACCAAGAAGACAGCAAGCCCTAAAAAAGCAGCCGCTGCCGGTGACAAGAAACTAAAGGTGAAGAAGTCAGTCGCCACCAAGAAGACCGCCGAGAAGAAGAAAACTGAGAAGGCAAAGGCTAAGGATGCGAAGATAACTGGAACC GGCAACTATGCCGAGCGTGTCGGTGCCGGCGCTCCCGTTTACCTGGCTGCCGTGATGGAATACTTGGCCGCTGAAGTTCTCGAGTTGGCTGGCAATGCTGCCCGTGATAACAAGAAGACGAGAATTATCCCTCGCCATCTGCAGCTGGCCATCCGCAACGATGAGGAGTTGAACAAACTGCTCTCAGGCGTCACCATTGCTCAGGGTG GAATAGTGAAAATGGCCCGTACCAAGCAGACTGCTCGTAAATCGACTGGTGGCAAGGCGCCGCGCAAACAACTGGCTACCAAGGCCGCACGTAAAAGTGCTCCAGCAACCGGAGGCGTGAAGAAACCTCATCGCTATCGCCCCGGCACTGTTGCCCTCCGTGAAATCCGTCGCTACCAGAAGAGTACCGAGCTGCTGATCCGCAAACTGCCTTTCCAGCGTTTGGTTCGTGAAATCGCTCAGGATTTCAAAACTGACTTGCGTTTCCAGAGCTCGGCAGTAATGGCACTCCAGGAAGCTAGCGAAGCCTATCTGGTCGGTCTCTTCGAAGATACCAACTTGTGCGCCATCCATGCCAAGCGTGTCACAATCATGCCCAAGGACATCCAACTGGCCAGACGTATCCGTGGCGAGCGTGCTTAA
- the LOC117187309 gene encoding histone H2B, whose amino-acid sequence MPPKTSGKAAKKAGKAQKNITKNDKKKKRKRKESYAIYIYKVLKQVHPDTGISSKAMSIMNSFVNDIFERIAAEASRLAHYNKRSTITSREIQTAVRLLLPGELAKHAVSEGTKAVTKYTSSK is encoded by the coding sequence ATGCCTCCCAAGACTAGTGGAAAGGCAGCCAAAAAGGCTGGAAAGGCTCAGAAGAACATCACCAAGAACgacaagaagaagaagcgCAAGAGGAAGGAGAGCTATGCCATCTATATTTACAAAGTTCTGAAGCAAGTCCATCCTGACACTGGTATTTCGTCGAAAGCGATGAGCATCATGAACAGCTTTGTAAATGACATCTTCGAGCGCATTGCTGCCGAGGCGTCTCGCTTGGCTCATTACAACAAGCGCTCAACCATCACCAGTCGGGAAATCCAAACGGCTGtgcgcctgctgctgccgggAGAGCTGGCCAAGCACGCTGTTAGTGAGGGAACCAAGGCTGTCACCAAGTACACCAGCTCCAAGTAA
- the LOC117187295 gene encoding histone H1-like: MSDSAVATSASPVAAPPVPAEKKVAAKKASGSAAATAKAKKPTAPPSHPPTQEMVDASIKSLKERGGSSLLAIKKYITSEYKCDAQKLAPFIKKYLKSAVANGKLIQTKGKGASGSFKLSASAKKEPKPKVASVEKKSKKVASSSSAATKKTASPKKAAAAGDKKLKVKKSVATKKTAEKKKTEKAKAKDAKITGTVKAKPAATKAKSSPAKPKPKAKAVAAAASVKPKKTTKKPAAPATVKKPKAKTTAAKK, translated from the coding sequence ATGTCCGATTCTGCAGTTGCAACATCCGCGTCTCCAGTGGCTGCTCCACCAGTACCAGCGGAGAAGAAGGTGGCCGCCAAAAAGGCATCTGGATCCGCTGCTGCTACTGCAAAGGCAAAGAAGCCCACAGCTCCACCATCGCATCCCCCAACTCAGGAAATGGTTGACGCTTCGATTAAGAGCTTGAAGGAACGTGGCGGCTCATCGCTTTTGGCAATCAAGAAATATATTACTTCCGAATACAAATGCGATGCCCAGAAACTGGCCCCATTTATCAAGAAGTACTTGAAGTCGGCCGTTGCCAATGGAAAGCTGATCCAAACAAAGGGAAAGGGTGCATCTGGTTCGTTCAAGCTGTCGGCTTCCGCCAAAAAGGAGCCCAAGCCAAAGGTTGCATCTGTCGAGAAGAAAAGTAAGAAGGTGGCTTCATCGTCGTCGGCGGCAACCAAGAAGACAGCAAGCCCTAAAAAAGCAGCCGCTGCCGGTGACAAGAAACTAAAGGTGAAGAAGTCAGTCGCCACCAAGAAGACCGCCGAGAAGAAGAAAACTGAGAAGGCAAAGGCTAAGGATGCGAAGATAACTGGAACCGTGAAGGCGAAGCCAGCAGCGACAAAGGCCAAGTCGAGCCCAGCAAAACCAAAGCCAAAAGCAAAGGCTGTAGCTGCAGCGGCATCTGTCAAGCCCAAGAAGACAACGAAGAAGCCAGCAGCTCCCGCCACTGTAAAGAAGCCGAAAGCCAAGACGACAGCGGCCAAAAAGTAA
- the LOC117186925 gene encoding uncharacterized protein LOC117186925, with product MFHKAWSAPPRTGSQNPARHIHLLLVPVSDCSKAHSEHLPVSGCLCLCFLSQSPKQALKLLPVFIDSFARCSFEKSKGLPRTRKSRKKIREMPAKKKGEGKAKAGNIPGDTGSVATATVVRRQMPPRACKSKSQSAAPERRPSLSPSRQQPSRLAKKPSLTPTTGSQAPSQTIAKSRPTGPETIFERPGNEDDGPTSSHAVAFGECQRRVLALGTGEKKRNLSQKSCLKVRNTLGERSTRHMMAGYVSSYYDDKPSTSAAAAATALLRQQRQHKQQQQQQRQTSTPAQAAVAAIMKKLPTKTAATAANAGKAKTNNNGKHPPLLRVFIYENTFDQKVPILERWLNI from the exons ATGTTCCATAAAGCGTGGTCAGCCCCGCCCAGGACTGGGTCCCAGAATCCTGCGAGGCATATACACTTGCTTTTAGTGCCAGTCTCTGATTGTAGCAAAGCCCACTCTGAACATCTTCCAGTCTCgggctgtctctgtctctgttttcTCAGTCAGTCTCCAAAGCAGGCGCTGAAACTATTGCCAGTTTTCATCGACTCGTTTGCTCGTTGCTCATTTGAGAAGTCGAAAGGTTTACCCAGGACACGGAAAAGCCGgaaaaagatacgagaaatgcctgcaaaaaaaaaaggtgaAGGCAAAGCTAAAG CCGGGAATATACCGGGGGATACAGGATCTGTGGCAACCGCGACTGTGGTTCGGCGCCAAATGCCGCCGCGCGcctgcaagagcaagagccagagcgcCGCCCCAGAGCGCCGTCCCAGTCTTAGTCCCAGCCGCCAGCAGCCCAGCcgcctggccaagaagcccaGCCTGACGCCGACCACCGGTTCTCAGGCGCCATCGCAGACCATCGCAAAGTCGAGGCCCACCGGTCCCGAGACGATTTTTGAACGGCCCGGCAATGAGGACGACGGGCCCACCAGCAGCCATGCCGTGGCATTCGGCGAGTGCCAGCGCCGCGTCCTCGCCCTGGGTacgggcgaaaaaaaaagaaacctGTCGCAGAAGAGCTGCCTGAAGGTGCGCAACACCTTGGGCGAACGCAGCACCCGGCACATGATGGCCGGGTATGTATCGTCATACTATGATGATAAACCgtcaacatcagcagcagcagcagcaacagctctgctacggcagcagcggcagcacaagcagcagcagcaacaacaacggcaAACCTCAACACCAGCACAAGCAGCAGTGGCGGCGATTATGAAAAAGCTACCAACGAAAAcggctgcaacagcagcaaatgcAGGTAAAGCGAAAACAAACAATAACGGCAAACATCCACCATTGCTCAGGGTG TTTATCTACGAGAATACTTTCGACCAAAAAGTTCCCATCTTGGAAAGATGGCTGAACATTTAG
- the LOC117187294 gene encoding histone H1-like, with the protein MSDSAVATSASPVAAPPVPAEKKVAAKKASGSAAATAKAKKPTAPPSHPPTQEMVDASIKSLKERGGSSLLAIKKYITSEYKCDAQKLAPFIKKYLKSAVANGKLIQTKGKGASGSFKLSASAKKEPKPKVASVEKKVKSKKVASLSSAATKKTASPKKAAAAGDKKLKVKKSVATKKTAEKKKTEKAKAKDAKITGTVKAKPAATKAKSSPAKPKPKAKAVAAAASVKPKKTTKKPAAPATVKKPKAKTTAAKK; encoded by the coding sequence ATGTCCGATTCTGCAGTTGCAACATCCGCGTCTCCAGTGGCTGCTCCACCAGTACCAGCGGAGAAGAAGGTGGCCGCCAAAAAGGCATCTGGATCCGCTGCTGCTACTGCAAAGGCAAAGAAGCCCACAGCTCCACCATCGCATCCCCCAACTCAGGAAATGGTTGACGCTTCGATTAAGAGCTTGAAGGAACGTGGCGGCTCATCGCTTTTGGCAATCAAGAAATATATTACTTCCGAATACAAATGCGATGCCCAGAAACTGGCCCCATTTATCAAGAAGTACTTGAAGTCGGCCGTTGCCAATGGAAAGCTGATCCAAACAAAGGGAAAGGGTGCATCTGGTTCGTTCAAGCTGTCGGCTTCCGCCAAAAAGGAGCCCAAGCCAAAGGTTGCATCTGTCGAGAAGAAAGTTAAAAGTAAGAAGGTGGCTTCATTGTCGTCGGCGGCAACCAAGAAGACAGCAAGCCCTAAAAAAGCAGCCGCTGCCGGTGACAAGAAACTAAAGGTGAAGAAGTCAGTCGCCACCAAGAAGACCGCCGAGAAGAAGAAAACTGAGAAGGCAAAGGCTAAGGATGCGAAGATAACTGGAACCGTGAAGGCGAAGCCAGCAGCGACAAAGGCCAAGTCGAGCCCAGCAAAACCAAAGCCAAAAGCAAAGGCTGTAGCTGCAGCGGCATCTGTCAAGCCCAAGAAGACAACGAAGAAGCCAGCAGCTCCCGCCACTGTAAAGAAGCCGAAAGCCAAGACGACAGCGGCCAAAAAGTAA
- the LOC117187293 gene encoding histone H1-like, whose product MSDSAVATSASPVAAPPVPAEKKVAAKKASGSAAATAKAKKPTAPPSHPPTQEMVDASIKSLKERGGSSLLAIKKYITAEYKCDAQKLAPFIKKYLKSAVANGKLIQTKGKGASGSFKLSASAKKEPKPKVASVEKKVKSKKVASSSSAATKKTASPKKASAAGDKKLKVKKSVATKKTAEKKKTEKAKAKDAKITGTVKAKPAATKAKSSPAKPKPKPKAKAVAAAASVKPKKTTKKPAAPATVKKPKAKTTAAKK is encoded by the coding sequence ATGTCCGATTCTGCAGTTGCAACATCCGCGTCTCCAGTGGCTGCTCCACCAGTACCAGCGGAGAAGAAGGTGGCCGCCAAAAAGGCATCTGGATCCGCTGCTGCTACTGCAAAGGCAAAGAAGCCCACAGCTCCACCATCGCATCCCCCAACTCAGGAAATGGTTGACGCTTCGATTAAGAGCTTGAAGGAACGTGGCGGCTCATCGCTTTTGGCAATCAAGAAATATATTACTGCCGAATACAAATGCGATGCCCAGAAACTGGCCCCATTTATCAAGAAGTACTTGAAGTCGGCCGTTGCCAATGGAAAGCTGATCCAAACAAAGGGAAAGGGTGCATCTGGTTCGTTCAAGTTGTCGGCTTCCGCCAAAAAGGAGCCCAAGCCAAAGGTTGCATCTGTCGAGAAGAAAGTTAAAAGTAAGAAGGTGGCGTCATCGTCGTCGGCGGCAACCAAGAAGACAGCAAGCCCTAAAAAAGCATCCGCTGCCGGTGACAAGAAACTAAAGGTGAAGAAGTCAGTCGCCACCAAGAAGACCGCCGAGAAGAAGAAAACTGAGAAGGCAAAGGCTAAGGATGCGAAGATAACTGGGACCGTGAAGGCGAAGCCAGCAGCGACAAAGGCCAAGTCGAGCCCAGCaaaaccaaagccaaagccaaaagcAAAGGCTGTAGCTGCAGCGGCATCTGTCAAGCCCAAGAAGACAACGAAGAAGCCAGCAGCTCCCGCCACTGTAAAGAAGCCGAAAGCCAAGACGACAGCGGCCAAAAAGTAA
- the LOC117187291 gene encoding histone H1-like, producing the protein MSDSAVATSASPVAAPPVPAEKKVAAKKASGSAAATAKAKKPTAPPSHPPTQEMVDASIKSLKERGGSSLLAIKKYITSEYKCDAQKLAPFIKKYLKSAVANGKLIQTKGKGASGSFKLSASAKKEPKPKVASVEKKVKSKKVASSSSAATKKTASPKKAAAAGDKKLKVKKSVATKKTAEKKKTEKAKAKDAKITGTVKAKPAATKAKSSPAKPKPKPKAKAVAAAASVKPKKTTKKPAAPATVKKPKAKTTAAKK; encoded by the coding sequence ATGTCCGATTCTGCAGTTGCAACATCCGCGTCTCCAGTGGCTGCTCCACCAGTACCAGCGGAGAAGAAGGTGGCCGCCAAAAAGGCATCTGGATCCGCTGCTGCTACTGCAAAGGCAAAGAAGCCCACAGCTCCACCATCGCATCCCCCAACTCAGGAAATGGTTGACGCTTCGATTAAGAGCTTGAAGGAACGTGGCGGCTCATCGCTTTTGGCAATCAAGAAATATATTACTTCCGAATACAAATGCGATGCCCAGAAACTGGCCCCATTTATCAAGAAGTACTTGAAGTCGGCCGTTGCCAATGGAAAGCTGATCCAAACAAAGGGAAAGGGTGCATCTGGTTCGTTCAAGCTGTCGGCTTCCGCCAAAAAGGAGCCCAAGCCAAAGGTTGCATCTGTCGAGAAGAAAGTTAAAAGTAAGAAGGTGGCTTCATCGTCGTCGGCGGCAACCAAGAAGACAGCAAGCCCTAAAAAAGCAGCCGCTGCCGGTGACAAGAAACTAAAGGTGAAGAAGTCAGTCGCCACCAAGAAGACCGCCGAGAAGAAGAAAACTGAGAAGGCAAAGGCTAAGGATGCGAAGATAACTGGAACCGTGAAGGCGAAGCCAGCAGCGACAAAGGCCAAGTCGAGCCCAGCaaaaccaaagccaaagccaaaagcAAAGGCTGTAGCTGCAGCGGCATCTGTCAAGCCCAAGAAGACAACGAAGAAGCCAGCAGCTCCCGCCACTGTAAAGAAGCCGAAAGCCAAGACGACAGCGGCCAAAAAGTAA
- the LOC108156793 gene encoding histone H3, whose translation MARTKQTARKSTGGKAPRKQLATKAARKSAPATGGVKKPHRYRPGTVALREIRRYQKSTELLIRKLPFQRLVREIAQDFKTDLRFQSSAVMALQEASEAYLVGLFEDTNLCAIHAKRVTIMPKDIQLARRIRGERA comes from the coding sequence ATGGCCCGTACCAAGCAGACTGCTCGTAAATCGACTGGTGGCAAGGCGCCGCGCAAACAACTGGCTACCAAGGCCGCACGTAAAAGTGCTCCAGCAACCGGAGGCGTGAAGAAACCTCATCGCTATCGCCCCGGCACTGTTGCCCTCCGTGAAATCCGTCGCTACCAGAAGAGTACCGAGCTGCTGATCCGCAAACTGCCTTTCCAGCGTTTGGTTCGTGAAATCGCTCAGGATTTCAAAACTGACTTGCGTTTCCAGAGCTCGGCAGTAATGGCACTCCAGGAAGCTAGCGAAGCCTATCTGGTCGGTCTCTTCGAAGATACCAACTTGTGCGCCATCCATGCCAAGCGTGTCACAATCATGCCCAAGGACATCCAACTGGCCAGACGTATCCGTGGCGAGCGTGCTTAA